The Drosophila sulfurigaster albostrigata strain 15112-1811.04 chromosome 3, ASM2355843v2, whole genome shotgun sequence genomic sequence tttagtaataCATTCTAAATTTTAGaacaaattgtcagccaaatcaACTAAAGCCCATAGAAAATAGGGATTTTTGCCTTTACAgcattttttcttaaaaaacttgtacagtttttatttgatcgcaaggaaattttcaggaataataaaaatttgcctctagcttcaaaattacacttcttattcgatttttatagatttttatacaataacaagtgctgttttaaaaaaaattatatctctattcTCTGAGATCTATGTAGGTGAGTGTTCGGATGGTCAGACCTACATACATTCTGACAAATTTAATAGACCTTTTAACTTTTAACGGATATAAAAGTTTCTTATTTTggtaagaataaaatataaaatattaatttttttcttttttaaaaagaaCATACATAGCCATTATTTacgatttctttttattttttatttaaaattataatttaaaattaatcattGTTAATGAAGATAAccataaaaatgcatataattCCGTTCCattattttgtgatttataaaataaatcttgtAATAATTATGGTCTCTGCTTTTTATTTCTTCCAGACACCTAAATGCTTGTATCATATTTAGCCATGTAACTGCCACTTTGAAGTGTAAGGAGCTAatgtttgtaaatttaataaatccaTCTGGTCTGGCGTCGCATGGCCTGTGTTTTTAGGAGGCTGTGCTATTCTTTGGCGCCAGCTAAACCGATTTGCTAAATTACAAAGTTGCCAGGACGAAAAGCGCGTCCCCTCCTACCTCACCTTTCTACCGAGTCTCCCTAATTACGTGTCAGCACTGCACGTCCAAAGTGGGGTCATTATGTCACCTGGACGAAAAATGGTGCACGTAAGCCGGAAACGAGAAGAGTCGATGCGGGTGGAGGGAGAGGATGAGGGGGAGAGCGAAGCGAGAGCCAAATGGCTCATTGTGCGGAAATCGCATTTGATGTCGatagcagcgacagcgacagaggcagcggcagcggcagaggcAGAACTAGCAGCGTATCCTGAGAACACCTAACTAACGACCATCTAATACGATTAGTGTCATAATACGAGGGACTTACTGATACTTAAGTGTGTCAATAATATGGCATTTTATTCACAGCATTTAATACACGCTTTCACAGCgtttgttgcaattttcagATCAAAAACCGAGTAACGATGATACGAGAAATATTCGGGATTCTTGTAGCATTCACACTTCCCAGCATTCGGGCCCAATATTTCCTTCTTATCAATGGGTCTAAATATTTTCGGCTTAATGAAAGGTGGAATTTTAAACGCGTTCGTTTCCAAACGTTCTGGCTCATAGCAGGCGGGAGGATCATGGCTATGAGTTGGTTTACCTCCAATTGGACATGGACAAGTCTTTTGTGGCTTTTTCGTTGAATATTGCCGAGTTGCTCCTGTTCCTA encodes the following:
- the LOC133844717 gene encoding uncharacterized protein LOC133844717, with the protein product MMARDMRGLIGKLVVQFKDRQSIGTGATRQYSTKKPQKTCPCPIGGKPTHSHDPPACYEPERLETNAFKIPPFIKPKIFRPIDKKEILGPNAGKCECYKNPEYFSYHRYSVFDLKIATNAVKACIKCCE